A DNA window from Arachis duranensis cultivar V14167 chromosome 3, aradu.V14167.gnm2.J7QH, whole genome shotgun sequence contains the following coding sequences:
- the LOC107481081 gene encoding transcription factor MYB16-like, which translates to MGRSPCCEKVGLKKGPWTPEEDQKLMSYIEKHGHGSWRALPSKAGLQRCGKSCRLRWTNYLRPDIKRGKFSLQEEQTIIQLHALLGNRWSAIAAQLPKRTDNEIKNYWNTHLKKRLTRMGIDPTTHKPKTDPIGAGSDTNSASQSKDLANLSHMAQWENARLEAEARLVRESKLLLQAQQTQQTTTTQPPPARLVLNKITAAQQQPLLPPCLDVLKAWQNSWSSKPQLSVPSRENFKMHSMYAMMLSTDENLESPTSTLCFPGSGSSAMLPIMSSTTTSATTITVDALNENLLNPSLTKTKIDSNGTMVTPCDEGVFITKGGNNNETDSSWYMLKQNNPEIELDDDEIVENNNNNNNNGFRDDDIMVAVEAFRGRGGGAYDGVNVVPPTLSSTGDVVVMEAGLICSSNNNGDDDAHMPYDSNDTLAIINDGDGSICNVSLEENKHYWNTILNLVNDAQVMF; encoded by the exons ATGGGCAGGTCACCATGCTGTGAGAAGGTTGGATTGAAGAAAGGGCCCTGGACTCCCGAAGAAGACCAAAAGCTCATGTCCTATATTGAAAAACACGGCCATGGAAGCTGGCGTGCTTTGCCTTCCAAAGCTg GACTCCAAAGATGTGGAAAGAGTTGTCGACTGAGGTGGACTAACTACCTCCGACCAGATATAAAAAGAGGAAAGTTCAGCTTGCAGGAAGAGCAAACCATTATTCAGCTTCATGCCCTTCTTGGAAACAG ATGGTCAGCAATAGCGGCTCAGCTTCCCAAGAGGACCGACAACGAGATCAAAAACTACTGGAACACGCACCTAAAGAAGAGGCTAACAAGAATGGGAATAGATCCCACAACCCACAAGCCCAAAACTGATCCCATCGGCGCTGGCTCAGACACCAACTCCGCTTCGCAATCCAAGGACTTGGCCAATCTGAGCCACATGGCGCAGTGGGAGAACGCTCGTCTCGAAGCGGAAGCCAGGTTGGTGAGAGAGTCcaagcttcttcttcaggcCCAGCAGACACAACAAACAACCACAACACAACCTCCTCCGGCGCGCCTCGTCCTTAACAAGATCACGGCGGCTCAACAACAGCCCTTGCTTCCGCCCTGCCTTGACGTGCTCAAGGCCTGGCAGAACTCATGGTCTTCCAAGCCGCAGCTTTCCGTACCATCAAGGGAAAATTTCAAGATGCATAGTATGTATGCCATGATGCTCTCCACTGATGAGAATCTTGAATCTCCAACTTCCACCTTGTGCTTTCCTGGAAGTGGAAGTAGCGCCATGCTTCCCATCATGTCCTCCACAACCACCTCCGCCACTACTATCACAGTAGATGCTCTCAACGAAAACTTACTTAATCCTTCTCTCACCAAAACTAAGATTGATAGCAACGGCACCATGGTAACCCCATGTGACGAAGGAGTGTTCATTACGAAAGGAGGTAATAATAATGAAACTGACTCATCATGGTACATGTTGAAACAGAACAACCCTGAAATAGAACTTGATGACGATGAAATAgtggaaaataataataacaacaataataacggCTTCAGAGATGACGACATCATGGTGGCAGTGGAAGCATTCAGAGGAAGAGGCGGAGGGGCTTACGACGGTGTTAATGTTGTCCCACCAACACTGTCCTCAACCGGCGATGTTGTGGTCATGGAAGCAGGACTCATATGCAGTAGCAATAACAACGGTGATGATGATGCCCACATGCCTTACGATTCCAACGACACCTTGGCAATCATCAATGATGGTGATGGAAGCATCTGTAACGTCAGCCTCGAAGAGAATAAGCATTATTGGAACACCATACTTAACTTGGTCAATGATGCTCAAGTCATGTTCTAA
- the LOC107481080 gene encoding LOW QUALITY PROTEIN: uncharacterized protein LOC107481080 (The sequence of the model RefSeq protein was modified relative to this genomic sequence to represent the inferred CDS: deleted 2 bases in 1 codon), with protein sequence MAPSASLMKACNVNTLSVPIFKPCTNPSSSSRVFFSKSIIELTLHISNSGHNNHHSNNNFPLLSFPSCSSKPDISTDSSDIENKPKGSSEQSSLVSKRQKASKLDKNHASESLTTSPAKSSSSSSSPSRGLVFSLGPSDSWDGAEVGSPVVKRFLSDDEERWFMWYHGRSNNRNPSSSSNGVHWERGSDSARSSSGVGYVMKCGKEWWEFDTKGIRPSEILMMCSSWASASSAAYWLYYTGYTYENVNFNENPCLCFNDDGESLNLFKCLPGLAVSHDGRHWARVEGEHHNGALFDVGDERDWDSLFISSPSVVCHGNSDFRMYYHSFDVEKGHFAIGLARSRDGRRWVKLGKIMGGSGKVGSFEEFGVMNACVVRNLRDGNYVMAYEGVGADGKRSIGVAVSDDGLMDWVRVQDEAVLKPSEIGCWDDKCVGSPCLVQIMDRGTNNDEWRLYYTGVGNGGREGIGMAVGDIRNFRRWRRFHA encoded by the exons ATGGCACCTTCTGCTTCATTGATGAAAGCTTGCAATGTCAATACCCTTTCAGTTCCTATTTTCAAACCATGCACAAacccttcatcatcatcacgTGTGTTCTTCTCAAAATCCATCATCGAACTGACACTTCATATCTCAAATTCTGGCCATAATAATCATCACAGTAACAATAACTTCCCACTATTATCATTCCCGAGTTGTTCATCAAAACCAGATATCAGCACAGACAGTAGTGACATAGAAAACAAACCAAAGGGTAGTAGTGAACAGAGCTCATTAGTTTCTAAACGCCAAAAGGCTTCGAAACTAGATAAAAATCATGCAAGTGAATCACTCACTACTTCTCCTGCAAAGTCctcgtcgtcttcttcttcaccatcCAGAGGATTGGTGTTTAGTTTAGGTCCTTCAGATTCTTGGGACGGTGCAGAAGTTGGATCACCAGTGGTTAAGAGGTTCCTCAGCGACGATGAAGAGAGATGGTTCATGTGGTACCATGGAAGATCAAATAACAGAAacccttcttcttcaagcaatgGTGTTCACTGGGAGAGAGGTTCTGATTCAGCAAGATCAAGTAGTGGTGTTGGTTACGTTATGAAGTGTGGTAAAGAATGGTGGGAATTTGATACAAAGGGAATTAGGCCTTCAGAGATACTTATGATGTGTAGTTCCTGGGCTAGTGCTTCTAGTGCTGCTTACTGGCTCTATTACACTGGCTACACTTATGAAAATGTAAACTTCAATGAAAACCCATGTTTGTGTTTCAACGATGATGgagaaagtttgaatcttttcaAGTGTCTACCTGGTTTGGCTGTGAGCCATGATGGGAGGCACTGGGCTAGAGTAGAAGGAGAGCATCACAATGGAGCATTGTTTGATGTTGGTGATGAGAGAGATTGGGATTCATTGTTCATTTCATCTCCAAGTGTTGTTTGCCATGGGAACAGTGATTTCAGGATGTACTACCATTCATTTGATGTTGAAAAGGGTCACTTTGCTATTGGTTTAGCAAGGTCAAGGGACGGTAGAAGGTGGGTGAAGTTGGGGAAAATAATGGGTGGATCAGGTAAAGTTGGAAGCTTTGAGGAGTTTGGAGTGATGAATGCTTGTGTTGTAAGAAACCTCAGAGATGGGAACTATGTGATGGCTTATGAAGGTGTTGGTGCTGATGGGAAAAGGAGCATTGGTGTGGCTGTTTCTGATGATGGGTTAATGGATTGGGTTAGGGTTCAAGATGAGGCTGTTCTGAAGCCTTCTGAGATTGGTTGCTGGGATGATAAGTGTGTG GGATCTCCATGTTTGGTTCAAATAATGGATAGAGGAACAAACAATGATGAGTGGAGGCTGTATTATACAGGTGTTGGGAATGGAGGAAGAGAAGGTATAGGAATGGCAGTGGGAGACATAAGAAATTTTAGGAGGTGGAGACGTTTTCATGCATAa